One window of the Mycobacterium xenopi genome contains the following:
- a CDS encoding thiolase family protein, producing MSNSPEIAIIGVGLHPFGRYDDRSALEMGAVAIHRALRDAGVDWKQAQSLYAGSLEVANPEAVTGLVGMTGLPARAVLSGCATGNSLLTLAARDVQNGEADIAVGVGLDKHPRGPFGADPAVSGLPQWYGDQGMFLTTHYFGTKIMRYMHDHGITEQTLAKVAEKNFANGSRTPHAWRRKAMSAETILASPIVNAPLRQYMYCNPNEGAAAVVVCRADKAKQYTDAPIYLRSTALRSRREGAYELLRTSIELPLVPGTTAEAAAAAYELAGVGPNDIDIAQLQDTDSGSELIHMAETMLCKDGEQEALLHDGATEIGGRIPINTDGGLLANGEPVGASGLRQVFELVHQLRGTAGDRQVPNNPKVALAQLYGAPGTAAVAILSR from the coding sequence ATGAGCAATTCGCCGGAAATAGCCATCATCGGCGTGGGACTGCACCCGTTTGGGCGGTACGACGACCGGTCCGCGCTGGAGATGGGGGCGGTGGCGATCCATCGCGCCCTGCGCGACGCTGGCGTCGACTGGAAACAGGCCCAGAGTCTCTACGCCGGAAGCCTCGAGGTCGCCAACCCGGAAGCAGTCACCGGCCTGGTCGGCATGACCGGGCTACCGGCACGCGCCGTGCTGAGCGGCTGCGCGACTGGCAACTCGCTTCTCACCCTGGCCGCTCGCGACGTGCAGAACGGCGAGGCCGACATCGCCGTGGGTGTCGGCTTGGACAAGCACCCGCGTGGGCCGTTTGGCGCCGACCCGGCCGTGTCGGGTCTGCCGCAATGGTACGGCGACCAGGGCATGTTTCTGACCACCCACTATTTCGGCACCAAGATCATGCGCTACATGCATGACCACGGCATTACCGAGCAGACGCTGGCCAAGGTCGCCGAGAAGAATTTCGCCAACGGCTCCCGCACCCCGCACGCCTGGCGCCGCAAGGCGATGAGCGCAGAGACCATCCTGGCGTCGCCGATCGTCAATGCGCCCCTGCGGCAGTACATGTACTGCAATCCCAACGAAGGTGCGGCCGCGGTGGTTGTCTGTCGGGCCGACAAAGCCAAGCAGTACACGGACGCCCCGATCTATCTTCGTTCCACGGCGCTGCGCAGCCGCCGCGAGGGCGCCTACGAACTGCTTCGCACCTCGATCGAGCTGCCACTCGTTCCCGGCACCACGGCCGAAGCCGCGGCCGCCGCCTACGAACTAGCGGGCGTCGGGCCCAACGACATCGATATCGCGCAATTGCAAGACACCGACTCGGGTTCAGAGCTCATACACATGGCCGAGACGATGCTGTGCAAGGACGGCGAGCAAGAGGCACTGCTGCACGATGGAGCCACCGAAATCGGCGGACGCATCCCGATCAACACCGACGGAGGCCTGCTGGCCAACGGCGAACCGGTCGGCGCGTCCGGGCTCCGACAGGTGTTCGAACTCGTGCATCAGCTTCGCGGCACCGCCGGGGACCGGCAGGTGCCCAACAACCCGAAGGTGGCCCTCGCACAGCTCTACGGGGCGCCCGGGACCGCCGCGGTCGCAATCCTCAGTCGGTAA